One window from the genome of Nicotiana sylvestris chromosome 9, ASM39365v2, whole genome shotgun sequence encodes:
- the LOC138878472 gene encoding uncharacterized protein: protein MGLDPMNQSIAKNAADGSFINKSLARVTQILDKMAKHNQAWHSEDTTGGIAYGSPSLTTMIKENQERDQVIAGLATNVNVLTKMFTESQMKKVNVVEDVQPISNEDFEEANYVNNSQGGYQRQQYQGQGQQSQWRPHPQGQGNQQWRNDQGGSNKGNWNNKNNFPKRSSNPYVPPKGQYSNQGSSSESKLENILERVLQNQEKSDTSMRNMTELVGSYTASIQKLEMQIRDLSKEKNPKQKGTLPSDTIANPKGSRSGPTSHVMSITTRSGKVLQGGSEQVVEVQESNHEVEVEEPSVVEFEKVPEELKVQQESREEVMEKVKETSKTLPPIPRPPPPFPQRLSRKVEDSKLEKLYDILK from the coding sequence ATGGGCTTGGATCCTATGAACCAATCTATAGCCAAGAATGCAGCTGACGGATCTTTCATTAACAAATCATTGGCAAGGGTCACACAAATACTTGACAAAATGGCAAAGCATAATCAAGCATGGCACTCAGAGGACACCACAGGTGGAATTGCATATGGATCTCCTTCCTTGACCACCATGATCAAGGAAAACCAAGAGAGAGATCAAGTGATTGCAGGGCTTGCCACAAATGTTAATGTGTTGACAAAGATGTTCACAGAAAGCCAAATGAAGAAAGTAAATGTGGTGGAAGATGTGCAACCCATATCAAATGAAGACTTTGAGGAAGCAaactatgtcaacaactctcaaggaggttatcaaaggcaacaataccaaggTCAAGGACAACAAAGTCAATGGAGGCCTCACCCGCAAGGGCAAGGCAACCAACAGTGGCGAAATGACCAAGGCGGCTCAAATAAAGGTAATTGGAACAACAAAAACAACTTCCCAAAACGGAGTTCAAACCCTTATGTGCCTCCAAAGGgtcaatattcaaatcaaggttcctcAAGTGAATCTAAGTTGGAAAACATACTTGAACgggtattgcaaaatcaagagaAGTCTGACACTTCTATGAGGAATATGACCGAGCTTGTTGGTTCTTATACTGCAtccattcaaaaattggagatgcaaATAAGAGACCTCTCTAAGGAAAAAAATCCGAAGCAAAAAGGGACACTTCCAAGtgacacaattgcgaaccccaagGGTAGTAGGAGTGGTCCAACTTCTCATGTCATGTCAATTACTACTCGGAGTGGGAAGGTACTACAAGGAGGGAGTGAGCAAGTGGTTGAAGTTCAAGAGTCCAATCATGAAGTTGAGGTTGAAGAGCCAAGTGTTGTTGAATTTGAAAAGGTCCCGGAAGAGTTGAAAGTGCAACAAGAAAGCCGGGAAGAGGTAAtggaaaaggtaaaagagacatcaaaaactctaccacctattcctagacctcctcctccATTCCCTCAAAGACTTTCTAGGAAGGTTGAGGATAGCAAACTCGAAAAGCTCTATGACATTCTCAAGTAA